A region from the Aegilops tauschii subsp. strangulata cultivar AL8/78 chromosome 5, Aet v6.0, whole genome shotgun sequence genome encodes:
- the LOC109738411 gene encoding DCD domain-containing protein NRP-B, with protein sequence MAMEGYDREFWQFGDQLRLQTASFSGLSLGDSIWSPADAAPRARNADLFSPSPAPDNNNAAKMNGNGLNGPGLIGSGKLAFGATTTSKADRYNNVSLPAAADANAKPYANANGLYGAKPNNANNNGFGLNKMAAGGGGYGNFNGGNDGVKSYFNKSIGRPASNNSSNNNFSGYGGKKGAADGKKKHAKNERGDNNHGAASEKRFKTLPASEALPRNEPIGGYIFVCNNDTMEENLKRQLFGLPSRYRDSVRAIRPGLPLFLYNYSTHQLHGIFEAASFGGANIDPAAWEDKKCNGESRFPAQVRVATRKICGPLEEDAFRPILHHYDGPKFRLELSITEALSLLDIFEDKDD encoded by the exons ATGGCGATGGAGGGCTACGACCGCGAGTTCTGGCAGTTCGGCGACCAGCTGCGGCTCCAGACGGCCAGCTTCTCCGGCCTCTCCCTCGGCGACTCCATCTGGTCCCCCGCCGACGCCGCCCCCCGCGCCCGCAACGCCGACCTCTTCTCCCCCTCCCCGGCGCCCGACAACAACAACGCCGCCAAGATGAACGGCAACGGCCTCAACGGGCCCGGCCTCATCGGGTCCGGCAAGCTCGCCTtcggcgccaccaccaccagcaAGGCCGACCGCTACAACAACGTcagcctccccgccgccgccgacgccaacGCCAAGCCCTACGCCAACGCCAACGGCCTATACGGTGCCAAGCCCAACAACGCCAACAACAACGGCTTCGGGCTCAACAAgatggctgccggcggcgggggctACGGCAACTTCAACGGCGGCAACGACGGGGTGAAGAGCTACTTCAACAAGTCCATCGGCAGGCCGGCCAgcaacaacagcagcaacaacaacttCAGCGGCTACGGCGGCAAGAAGGGCGCTGCCGACGGCAAGAAGAAGCACGCCAAGAACGAGCGAGGGGACAACAACCATGGCGCGGCCTCGGAGAAGCGGTTCAAGACGCTGCCGGCGTCCGAGGCGCTGCCCCGGAACGAGCCCATCGGCGGCTACATCTTCGTCTGCAACAACGACACCATGGAGGAGAACCTCAAGAGGCAGCTCTTCG GGTTGCCATCCAGATACAGAGATTCAGTGAGGGCGATCAGGCCGGGGCTGCCCCTCTTCCTCTACAACTACTCCACCCATCAGCTCCACGGCATCTTCGAG GCTGCGAGCTTTGGCGGAGCGAACATCGACCCGGCGGCGTGGGAGGACAAGAAGTGCAACGGCGAGTCTCGCTTCCCTGCACAG GTGAGGGTGGCTACAAGGAAGATCTGCGGCCCGCTGGAGGAGGACGCCTTCCGCCCGATCCTGCACCACTACGACGGGCCCAAGTTCCGGCTGGAGCTCAGCATCACCGAGGCTCTCTCCCTTCTCGATATATTTGAAGACAAGGACGATTGA